The genomic stretch GGAATTCGTGTCCGGACCGGTCTGACTGGCCTCATGCAGGCCACCCCGGTCACGCTGGCTTCTGGGCCACCTCTGATTTGATCCCGCCCTTCCTGGGGGCTCCGTTGGGCACCAAAGACTGGGGGCGCAGATCCTTGACCCACCCTACTGCCCTAATCGCTCCGAGGGGTGAAGATCACCAGTGCCAGGCCCAGACCCAAGTACTCACATCCATCGTCATCCcgtcacacacagacacacgcacacacacgcacacacacggcgACCCTGTGTGGCAGGTGCTACCTGCCAACTTAACAGATGAAAGTGGGAGAcgctggtggggtggggagctggtGGCCCCTGAGCGCGCCAAGAGAAGCTGCATTTTCAGAAATGAGCTACAAACAACACTTGCGAATGAAGCCCCTGTCGTCGCCAATTGTAAGGTCAGTTTTAGCAAAAGtgtgtaaataaaacattttttatcagTTAGAAACCTATAAACCTCAGAGCAGTCTGTGCTCTCAGACATCTTAGCCCCTGTCTGCCAGGCAGAGGCTGTTGGTTGAAGTGAGgacctctgccctctgcctcaaAACAGGGGCCCTGAGGTAGGCGAGTGATGGCTGGGGTTCCCCAGCCCACCGCAGGCCTGGGAGCTGAGGCTGACTTCAGGCTcacctcctgccctccttcctggcGAGCTGCAGGTCCTGGGAGGGATGACGACGTGCCTCAGATGCATGgaggctgagtcacccaggctggCCGTGCCCCTCGGAGCCCAGGCTGGGCCACCACCCACCTGAGAAGGAAGGGTGGGTGGCTGCtgtgctgggagagctggggcCTCCTGGGATCTTGGGAACCCCATCTTTGAGCTCCGCCccacggccccgcccctccccaggagGGAAAAGGCAGCTGCCAGTTGCCTGCCTCACAGGCACTGGGACCTGGCCCACAGGACGAGAGGGGACACCGCTGCCATCAGCACTGCAGGTGGGTCCTGGGCTGAGGGGCTTCCCTGAACTGGGGCTCGGCCACGGGGACGGCACAGCTGCatctcccagcctccccaccccatcccccactgcCACGCAAGGAGGGCAGCTGGGAGACCTCGGCCCTCACACCCAGCTCACTCCCATGCGCACCCACACGACACATAAGCCTTGTACACCCTGGTGTCTCCACAGCCTGGCCCTTTGCGGGTTGGGCACTCTCTTGGGCTGCAGCTCTGCCCCTCCGCTGAGCTGATACTgtctcctctgcctgcccccgCCAGGCTGGGCCATGGACCCACATGAGATGGTCGTCAAGAACCCGTATGCTCATGTCAGCATCCCTCGGGCTCACCTGCGGCCTGATCTGGGGCAGCGGCTGGAGACGGCTCCTCCTTCCTGGGGGTCCCAGCCTCTGCCTGTGGGATCCTGCACCTCGGAGCCCACCGGGCTCTTGCAGCCCTCCGAGGAGGCTCCAGGGAGCAAGGGGGCCAAGGGGACCACCCGGGCCCAGGGCCAGCAGAGCTGGCAGCAGCCCTGCAACCCCTACAGCGGTGGGCAGCGCCCGGCAGGACTGACCTACGCTGGCCTGCCACCCATCGGGCGCGGGGATGACATCGCCCACCACTGCTGCTGCTGTCCCTGCTGTTCCTGCTGCCACTGCCCTCGCTTCTGCCGCTGCCACAGCTGCTGCTGCGTCATCTCCTAGCCCAGCCCCTGCCGGGCCGAGGGGCCTCCCGCAGGACCCCAACATGGCTCAGGCAGCCACAGCGGTGCCCACATGTTTGGGGCAGCCACTGGACCATTGTCGTGGGAGGTGGCCACTTTCCACCCTGGATAGGAGTATCTACCCGCCACAGAGGCCAACAGCCCAGCTCAGGCCCCTTGAAACAGAGCCCTGGGCACTGGCTGTAATGGCAGCCCTGGGGACACCCTTGACCACCTCCCTCAGGGCCCGCAGCCCCGGCAATAAATCAGAGTGACCTTTGTTCTGGTGACTCTTCTCTGCTGCTGCCCCCTTGAAGTGGGTCCCGGGCTGGACACAACCACCGACCTCAAGCCTCTGTGGTACATTCAGGGGTGGGGAAGCCACTGATGACATCCTAACCTGTGCTGCAGGTCTCCGGTCCGCCCAGAGGCTGGACAGAAGGGGTGGGAGTGTgtcccctgccctggcccagaCGGGCCTGGGTTCGAGCTGTCTTGTGTTCCCTAGGGCTGAGGCCGAGCCTGAGAGGTCAGCCAGTGGGTCAGACGATAGGAGGGTGTGGTGTTTGGAGCCAGGGGGGTGGAGCCCTAAGAAAGGCCTCCAGGAGGAGGGTCACGTTGGCGGGACTGCGCGGGTGGGGCCAGCACTGGCAAGTTTCTCGGAGCGGGGGCCCAGGCAGCCAGGACCGAGCCCTGCCCACCCGTGAGTCACGGCCCTACCTCGGCCGGGGTGTTTTTCTGGTTCCCCGTGAAATGTCCCATTCCTGCACATCTGTTGTGTGGCACCCAAGCCATGCTGCTCATCTGGTGTCCAGCCTCCAGGGCCTGGGCCTCCTGGACGAGGTGAACAGAAAAGGAGCTGGCCGGTGAGGCCCCTCGGAGAACATGTCTCCCCTCTGTCTGAGCAGGGTGATGTgcctgcctgggggtggggggggcgggggaagagtGGAGAGCTGAGCTGCTTAACACTGTCCTCACCTCACTGCCGAGGGGAGGCTGGGATGCCAGGGCAAGGAGCGAGTGGTAGGGCCGGCGCTGGGCACTCTGTGCTTTCCAGGGCCAGGCAGGGCCAGCCAGAGGAGGAAGCCGAGCTGGCCTTGCTGGATGGACGGGTCCCGGTGCCAGCCCTTCCCCGACCCAGGGTGACTGGCCGCAGGGCAAGACCCGTCTCTGGGTGTGGGTGGATATGTCATTGGCCTGACTGTACAGGGGCTCCGGTGTGCCAGTTTCCTGGCCCCTGCCCCATGGCCTGCCTCTACCAGAGGATGACCCCACCCAGGCCAGCCCCGGAAACCTGTCCAACCAGACAGAGAGACTGTGGACTGCCAGGGTGGTAGGAGTAAGGAGGAGCTCCTCTGGCTCTGACTTGCTCCCAGCTGAGTAGTGAGGGTGCCGAGGGTCCTGACCCCATCCTGGCCATTCTTGACACACCCTGTTCTGCTGTGCCCACAGTCATGGCCAGTGGGCTGGCCTGGGGGCTATGGCCAGGCAGatgctggggggggcggggtgtaGCCTCTAATGGGGTCGACCAGGGCTAGCCACAGTGCCCTGCACCTCAGGGAGGTTCTGGGtggtccctgtgtgtgtgtgtgtggggggggtctcCACAACTGTGCTTGAGCACCCCCTTGGGACCTTGCGGGGCTGGCCACTGCCGTATGATGGGGACGGAGGGGACAGACCAGGTGGGAGGAAGGTGCTGGGACAAATCAACTTGGACACACACACTATGATTGAGCTTTGGGGGAGCAGGACCCCTCAGGGCTCGGAGCCCGTGAGGGTTGTAGCAGGTTACCTCGAAGAGGCGGTGTTCGAGCTGGGAGCTGAAGGATGGAGACACGCAGGTCAAGGCCGGAGAGCTTTCCTGGTGTGAGGTGGGGGGAGCATtaagaggagggtgggagagggtctGGGCGGCCGGGGTGGGGACAAGGACCATGGTGAGCTGTGAAGCCGGGCCTGGGTGGGGGCCTAGTGGAGCTGGGTCCAGGcatggaggggtgtgtgtgggggggggggtgagggcagaCTGGGGGGGCACCTTATCTCCTGCTGAGTTGGTGGTGCCTAGTGGATCCAGTTGCAAGCGCTTTGTGGCTGAAAGGAGAGCCCACTGCCTGCCTCCCTGCTGCCTCGCCTGTGCTCGGCCAGTAATGCGAGCCCCAGTGAGGGAGCCGCAGGGCGGCCTGGGTCCCCCCCTCAAGCCCCGGACATCCTCTGGACAGAGCTGCCCATGAGAGCGGATGCAGGTAAGAGAGGCCTGGGGCTCAGGCAGGCTGGGGTGTGGGGCGGTGTGGAGCTGGGCAGGAGGGCCCAAACAGGGGGACAGGATGCTGCCCGGTCGGCAGCCGCAGGAGCCCAGCCTGGGCCCAGGCCCCGGCGTCTGGGGCCCCACTGGCCACCACCCACCCTCTCAGGTCTGCAGAggcccaggccccccccccccccgccccggggtcGGGGCCCAAACGGTGCCAGACGAcggcagaggcaggcagggtgggcTGCAGCGCCCCTGCTCGCCTCCCCCAGGATGCTGCAGCCAGAGAGCTCCTGGGTCTCCGAGGAGGGGACTGCCACTGGGTCCCGGCGCGGTGACTGCATCATCTGCTACTCAGCCTACGACCTGGCCGGGCACCTGCCGCGCCGCCTCTACTGCGGCCACACCTTCTGCCAGGCGTGCGTGCGGCGGCTGGACACGGTGGCCCACGAGCAGCGCTGGGTCCCCTGCCCGCAGTGCCGCCAGAGCACACCCACGCCCCGTGGAGGGGTGGCCATGCTGGACCTCGACCTGGCCGCCTTCCTGGCTGTCAGGGCTGAGCGGGAGCCGCCTCGCATGGAGCCCCAGCGTCCCGCGCCCCCCAAAGGCAGCACCGCTGTCACTCAGCAGCCAGCCAGGCTCCGCCCCACCCTGGGCACCCAGCCCCACTTCCCCCAGCCCAGACGCTGCTGCAGCTGCGGCCTCTGCTGGGACACCCTGGACAGTCCCCAGGTCTGAGTTCCAGCGGCTGCCACCGCCCGCCGAGGACCTGCTGTCCACGGCGTGCTTGTCGTGGAACCTCCGACTGCCGCACAACCAGCCCGGAATGGCCTGGGGCCCCACACGGACACCCCCAGACCGCAGCCTAAGTGTGGGGGCTGTGCCCATGGTACCGTGAGGCTCTTTGAGAAGCCGGTTACCTCTTTCCCGTCTTGGCCAGGATTCCAGGGCTTCAAGCCGGCCTGACTGTGTGCGTGGTGAGGGCTGCTGCGCTCAGAGTCTCCTGCAAGCCCAACCCAGGCCTGGACTCAGCTCAGAGGACGCCTCCACGGGTCTCTGGCTAAAAAAGTCCCACAGGTGGGAGCCAGAGCAGAGAGCCACCTCCTTCAGCCCTGTCTTGCAAAGCATCCCTGtgaagttcatttattcaacaaagctCACTGAGCACCCGCTACGTGTTGGGCACTGTTCCGGCAGGGTCCCCTGCAGGCACAAAGTCCCTGCTGTGACAGATGTCCAAGGAGCGGGCCCCGGGGCGCGGCTGGCTTtaggcccagagaggctgggggCCTGCCCGAGATTGCACAGCTCAGTAGGACCACTCCCACACTAGGCCTTTTCCTGGCCTTCAGCTTCCGCTTCCGTCTGCCTCATAATGGCCACCACACAGACCCTTCAGAGGGGCCAGAGAAGGTTCTGGAGGCTGTGGACACAGACATTCCCTCAAGTCAGGCTGCaacatccccatccccatcccgaAAGGAGCTGTCACACTGTCACACTGCCTCTGGGAGGAACTGCTGGGCCTGCCCCAGGCAGTGGGTGCAGGACAGGGAGGGACAAGAAAATTTGCTGAGAGGACACTCAGAAACCTCCTCCTTCTCTGGGGCAAAGTCCCCCAGGGCACACAGCGATTGGTGGGCAGCAACTATACCAGGGCACCGTGgcccaagggggaggggaaggagcatGCCCCAGCAGGGGCAGCAGGAAGGGGACTGACCCCGAGAGGCACCCACAAGCCGCGGCGCCAGTCAGGACTCTCCGGGGGGAGGGAGCAGGATGGGCTGAGTCTTCCGGTCCAGGCGGGGCAGGCAGTGGGCCGGGCAGCACCGCGGCCTGGGGGAcgggccctgcccccacccccaacttgcaGATGGAGGTGCAGTGCCCTCCACCATTACTGCCCGCCACTGAGGCTGGGCCCGCTGGGAGCACTGctgggcccagccctgccctgaacTTGGGTCTGAACTGGAAGACTTCAGGGGCTGGGGCCCTCCCCACCCGGTGGGTGCCAAGCGCCTCCCTCCCGCTCTTCTGATGGGGTAGGGACCACCATAGTAAGGTCTGCAGAGCTCAGGGCAGACTTCTTAAGGGGCCTCCAGGCCAACCAGCCAGAGTGCCAGCATCCTGCCCTTGCCCTGCCCTTCCCCGCCCTACCCAGGGCAGGCGGCACACAGCGTCTGGTCGTGCCACACAGGGGTCTACTTACACTAGTCCTGCACTCAGAGCCTGTGCCCAGCCCTGCAACACCCCTGGCCTGGCTCAGGGCCCATCCAGGGAGGAAGCCCACTCgcagagggctgggctgggggcccagAGCACCTGCCATAGGGCAGCAGTGCAACGTGGACAAGGCAGGCACCTGGGGCTGTGACAGGTACCCCTCGGGAGCCTCAACTCCTGGGTAAACATTAATGGGGCTCAGTACACAGCAGGTCATGTGTGCGCCCAGCAGATCTTTGACCGGCAGCTGCTCCCGCCCTGTGTTTCCTCCCCGCAGGTGCCCCCTCACTACCCTCACAGGTAGGAGCTTCCAGAACCAGGTGGGGGCCCAGGGACATCGAGACAAGGGCTGGTGACCTCCCGGCCCAGGGCTCAGGCCCCACCCTGAGCCTCCCGAGCTGAGGACAAGAGACAGGAGGGAGGGTGACAGAAAGCTCTCCAGCACCTGGaccctggggcctgggagggagATGGGGTAGACGACTAGACGGGGGATCCAGACCCAGAGGGCTGAAGAGAGGAGCCTTGAGGCGAGGTGGGGGCACCCAAGCCCCTTGCCCTGCCCCCATCACTGGGGGTGGGGCCCTTATCAAGCAGAGACGTCACGGTCTGGTATCAAATGCCAAAGTCTAAGCTGGGACCATCTGCAGCGTCCCTGATGACACCTGATAGGAGAGGTCCCTGGGTTCCCAGCTCCTAGCCACTTCCGGCACCCGGCACCCTGTGCCCTGGGCCACCCACCAAGTCTTCTTCCAGCCAGGACCAGCGAGGGAGCCAGGGAGCCAGGGTCCCCTCGACTCTGCCCCCGAAACGGGACTGGGCTCTCCTGACAGCTGCCTGAGGTCACTATAGCCATCCCCCATAGATGGACGAAGCAGGAAGTCGGCAAggcgggtgtggggggggggggagggaagacagatcTCAGGTTAGAGGACCCCAGGACctggcggggcagggggaggctaTGTATCTGACCTGCTTTCCCCGCCCCCAGCAGATCCAGGCCTGGGCCTGGTCTATCCCTGCCAGAAATCCATGCCGAATTCCCTCACGGGTGGCCAGGTCCCCCCCCTTACTCTGGACACAGTTGGCCTGGTGGACCGGAGCCTGGGAAATGCAGGTACCAAGAGCCCCAAGGGACCAGGCCTCAGCCTGCCTCTCTGCCTATCCACTTAGCCCCTGACCCATTGCTCTGTGcaagtggaggggtgggggggggcctccTGCCTATCTCCTGGAGAGCCCATGGGGACTCATGACAATTCCAGTCAGGGCCAGACAAGCTGGAggccccctttcctctctcttaccCCAAGCCCCTATGCCACAGTCCCCTTCACCCCCTCTGGCCCCCCACCTGGGGTGTCCTTGGCCCTACCTCACCTTGGCTCCTGCAGGGACCTCCGGTTCTGCCCCAGTcttggaagaggggaaaatggaccCCTGGGCCCTCCCTCAGCTGAAGGACACTGGCCAGTCCTGGAAAGGTAGGTCTTGAGGTGTTGGGTAACAGGCCAAATGGGGCTCTGACCCCCCAGGGTCTGAGCGTGGAGAGGGTCCTTagggagagagcacagggagGAGGTTTGCCTCAGCAGGCCGTATAGAAACCTACTATGCAGACCACCGCCCCAGGGATCCTTGTCCCTCAGATCAGCTGCCTGCCCTGTCTGGAGATGAGAGCCACCCTGAcccagcctgcccctcctcctgccggCCAGTAGGCTTCTGGGAGGTCCCAGGAGTAGTCTGCTTGGCCATCCTGCCAAGGAACAGAGAGGGGACCCAGACCCTGCCTTGGGGGACAAGGAGGCAGACCCAGGCCTGCCCTGTGAAGACACAAGGAACGCGGGCCCTGGCCCTGCTctggagggagacaggaggaagTGGCCTGGGAGGCATcacgggcagggcagggctgggcaggggctggcACCAGGGACAGCCCTGTCCTGTGTTCTTAGAGCTCAGCGTGGCCGGCAGGGTGCTCCGGGTGGCCACTGGCTTCCTCAAGGCCTGTGGACTCCTGGGCAGCCTCTACCTCTTCATCTGCTCCCTGGACATCCTCAGCTCCGCCTTCCAGCTGCTGAGCAGTGAGTGATGGGGGtgaggtgtggggggtggggggcagtgtgcGGGCGGCCTGTCGTGCACAGCTTCAGGACGCCGCTCTCTGGACACAGGCAAGGTGACTGGAGACATCTTTAAGGAAAACGTGGTGCTGTCCAACCCTGTGGCTGGACTGGTCATCGGCGTGCTGGTCACAGTTCTCGTCCAGAGCTCCAGCACGTCTTCCTCCATTGTGGTCAGCATGGTGGCCTCCAAAT from Panthera uncia isolate 11264 chromosome D4, Puncia_PCG_1.0, whole genome shotgun sequence encodes the following:
- the CYSRT1 gene encoding cysteine-rich tail protein 1; this translates as MDPHEMVVKNPYAHVSIPRAHLRPDLGQRLETAPPSWGSQPLPVGSCTSEPTGLLQPSEEAPGSKGAKGTTRAQGQQSWQQPCNPYSGGQRPAGLTYAGLPPIGRGDDIAHHCCCCPCCSCCHCPRFCRCHSCCCVIS
- the RNF224 gene encoding RING finger protein 224 codes for the protein MLQPESSWVSEEGTATGSRRGDCIICYSAYDLAGHLPRRLYCGHTFCQACVRRLDTVAHEQRWVPCPQCRQSTPTPRGGVAMLDLDLAAFLAVRAEREPPRMEPQRPAPPKGSTAVTQQPARLRPTLGTQPHFPQPRRCCSCGLCWDTLDSPQV